In the genome of Nycticebus coucang isolate mNycCou1 chromosome 12, mNycCou1.pri, whole genome shotgun sequence, the window cagaaatcgaattcagaatttggattgcaaataagatttaacagaatggaggtaaagatgggattagaaattcaaggagcaattcaaaagttgtctcaagaattcaatgaattcaaagacaaaattaccaaagattttgacacattgaggcaagaacttgcagccctcaaatatctgagaaacacaatacaatccctcagtaacagaatggagcaagtagaagaaaggattgctgacattgaagacaaagcttttgaatgctcccaaatgctcaaagaggaagagaagtggagagtaaaaatggatcattccctgagaaaaCTGCGGGACCACTCCAAAACAGCAAACATTCGCCTCATTTGAACATTcgaactcactctgaaattcttgactaAAACCCagtttccacagtggtgaaaagattcaaaatgttcactggactttcaaaaaatttgacACCCAAAGTACTATCAGGATTATCAATACTCCCAaataatgtgaaaggcttaaactgtcctcttcagaggcacgggttggctgactggatacaaaaactcaggccagatatcttttgcatataagaatctcatcttaccttaaaggataaatatagactcagggtgaagggatgggcatctgtaatccaggcaaatggatcagaaaaaagcaggaatggcaattttatttgcagatacactaggctttaaaccaatgaaagtGAGGAAAGACagggatggtcacttcatatttgttaaaggaaactctcaacatgatgaaatgtcaattattaacatttatgtgcccaaccaaaatgctcctcaatttataagggagacctgaatagacatgagcaatttaatatcttccagcaccacaATACTTGGTGATTTTAGcacctctttggcagtgttggatagatcctccaataagaaactaagcaaagaaattttggactgaaacttcaccatacaacaattgaatttaacagacatctacagaacatttcatgttaacaaaactgtatacacattcttctcatcagcccgtggaacgtcctccaaaattgatcacatcttaggtcacaaggctaacctcagcatatttaaaagtatagaaatcattccttgtattttcttggatcatcacacaataaaagttgtactcaccaataacaggtatctgcataatcatacaaagacatggaaactaaccttatgctgaatgatagctgggtcatagatgagattaaaaaggaaattgccaaatttttggaacaaaacaataacgaagacatgaattatcagaacctgtgggatactgcatggtcagtcctaagagggaaatttatagcattgcaagagaacggaaagagaggaagtcaataatttaatgggacatcttaagcaactggtaaaggaagaacattccaaccccaaacccaacagaaaaagagaaataactaaaatcagaagagaattaaatgaaatcagaaacaaaagaattattcaaaagatcaatgcatcaaaaagttggtgttttgaaaaactcaccaaaattgataaacctttggccaacataaccaaaaatagaaaattaaagtccataatatcatcaatcagaaatgacaaaggcaaaataacaacagacacctcagaaattcaaaaaatccttaatgaatactacaaaaaactttattctcagaaatataaaaatctaaaagaaagtgACAAATACTTGAAAGCATGTCAACTTCCTAGGCTTAATCAgtaagaattggaaatgctgaacagagctgtatcaagtactgaaatagaatcaactatacgaaatctcccaaaagagaaaagtctgggaccagatggcttcacatcagaattctaccaaaccttcaaagaggaactagtacatgtattactaaaccttttccaaaacatcaaaaaagatggaatacttcccaacacattctatgaagcaaatatcactttgATCCCTAAACctggaaaagatccaacaagaaaactagagaccaatatctttaatgaatgtagatgcaaaaatattcaacaagatcctagcaaacggaatccagcaacacatcaaatgaattatacaccatgaccaagtgggtttcatcccagggtctcaaggttggtacaatatatgtaaatctataaatataatacatcacataaacaaacaaaaaacaaagccacatgattctctcaatagatgcagaaaaagcttttgacaatattcagcatcctttcatgataagaacacttacaaaaataggtatagaagggacttttcctaaactgatagaggccatctatagtaaacccacagccaatatcatactgaatggagtaaaattgaaaacatttccactcagatcatgaaccaggcaacgttgcccattgtctccactgctttttaacattgtaatggaagtcttagccatcgcaatcaggcaagagaaggcaatcaagggtatacaaatagagtcagaggagatcaaactttcattcttcgcagatgatatgattttatacctggaaaactccagggactagaccacaaaactcttagaagtgatcaaagaatacagtagcgtctcaaggtacaaaatcaatacaaatgagtagcttttatatataccaatagtcaagctgaaaaaacagtcaaggactctattccctttacagtagtgtcaaagaagatgaaatattttggaatttacctaacaaaggacatgaaagatctctataaagagaattatgaatctctgagaaaagaagtagctaaagatgttaacaaatggaaaaacataccatgctcatagctaagaagaatcaacattgttaaaatttttgtattacccaaagcaatatataaatttaatgcaatccttatgaaagcaccactgtcatactttaaagatctggaaaatatagtacttcattttatatggaaccagaaaaaacctcaaatcgctaagacattactcagaaataaaaacaaatcaggaggaatcatgctaccagacttcaaactatactataaatctgtagtgatcaaaacagcatggtattggcacaaaaatagagaggtagatgtatggaacagaattgagaagcaagagatgaacccagacacttgtCATTTGAACTTTGATAATCccatcaaaaatacaaattgggggaaagattccctatttaagcaatagtgctgggagaattggctggtgacttgtagaagactgaaactggacccacacctttcacctctaacaataATCGACTCTTaccggataaaagatttaaactaagacaggaagagagagtgcaggagaaacacttgaagaaattggtctgggagaatactttatgaggaggagccaCCGGGcatttgaagcaacaccaaaaatacattactgggatctgatcaaactagaaaacttctgcacagccaagaacacagtaagtaaagcaagcaaacagccctcagaatgggagaggatatttgtaggttatgcttctgacaaaggtttaataaccagaatccacagagaactcaaacttattaataagaaaagaacaagtaatcccatttcattgtgggcaagggacttgaacagaagcttctctgaagaagataggctcatggcctacagacacatgtaaaaatgctcatcatcattaatcatcagataaatgcaaatcaaaacacttcAAGATATGATATTACCCCTGTAAGAGctgctcacatcacaaaatccccaaactacagatgttggcatggatgtggagaaaagggaacccttttgcactgctggtggaagtgcaagctaatacgtcccttttggaaggaagtatggagaatactcagggatctaaaaatagacctgccattcaatcctgcaatccctctactaggtgtatatccaaaagaccaaaaatcattttataacaaagatatttgcaccagattgttcattgcagctccaatgcataatagccaagtcatggaagaagcccaagtgcccatcaacctatgaatggattaataaattgtggtgtatatataccatggaatattatgcagccttaaaaaaaagatggagacctcttTTAcgtcacatggatggagctggaacatatcctatttagtaagtatctcaagaatggaagaaaaatatccaatgtacttagtactattatgaaaccaatttacaatcactcacactttcatatgaagaatagatcacaactatggcccaagatgaaggatggaggaagggaggatgggaagggaggggggaggttagattGAAGGAGGGTGAAtggtaggatcacacctatggtgcataatgcaagggtacatgtcagatctattagtatgcaggagtcctcaaactttttaaacagggggccaattcactgtccctcagaccattggaggaccggagtatagttaaaaacaaacaaacaaacaactatgaacaaattcctatgcacactgcacatatcttattttgaagtaaaaaaacaaaatgggaacaaatacaatcacaccgcctcatgtggtccgcaggctgcagtttgaggacccctggtatagagtataaatgtcttaacatggtaattaagtaaatgagatgagttatatattaaccagtgtgatgtaagcgttcctaattctgtatgaaatcagcacattatactctataaatgcaataatgtacacatgatctatgtttttatgatttaataaaaaatagtatgtaTAGTGATCCTTAATAAAGGTAATAAAAtacgaaaaaaaaagaagtgaggatttggaggaaaaagacaagataaatggcagctaataaatagaaaagagatgtagatactttttttttttttgaaaaatgattcaGCAGAGAGGAATGGTTTTTTGTGGGAAAGGTAATggtaaagagagaaaacaagatgTGAAAAAGAGTTAAAGATATGAAGATGTGTTTTTGAAAGTAAAGTAGAAAAGAAGGAGAATAATATTGCATAGAAAGGATCTTGTAAGGAAGTCTTTTTGTCTTAAAGTAACTGGTggtttaaaagaaggaaaatttggaacaaaaacagaaagtctaTGTTAAGCCATTGATGGTCTTTGTAAGTTGAGAGATTGTTCATATAAGGGATTTAGTAATAATTTTCTATGGATCATGTTGGCTGaaatttaaaagggaaatttctAATGGGAAAAAAAGCTTTCTTCTTCCTGGTTTAAAGCTGTAGTTGCTAAGTTACTGTCTGTATAAAGGGGACAAATCTTAACATCTTCTCATAGGCAGCCTGTTTACTGTGGTTACTAGTAAAGACCAGGATAGATTGCAAGGCCATTTAAGATATGAGAGCTGAATGCTGTGAGGTGGCATTGAGGGAGGAATGAATACCAGGCTTGGAAAGACAAGGATAGACAGGGATGGAGCATGTGCTTGGATCCAGTAAGGGTGAGTCATGCTGTCTCCAGACCCTGAAATCCAGTCACAGTTTCAGAGGGAGCTATGGGTCAGGAAGCTTCAGCCATGTGAGATGGTACATTAAATCCCCACAGGACATCTTTCACTATCTGTGGATGGGACACCTTCCCTAGGTCACACTGAATTCTCACTGTGGATAGGAAGGATGCCTACACGGAGGGCACTAGGCCAATGCAAGGAGGCCAACCTCATGAAATGGGGGATCCCTTTTCCAACAGAtcatctctccctctttttttctcaaagaaaaccATGGGACATGGACCTTCAATTCCCATGAATTCACTCCTAGGATGCCTACTGAAAAACCTGAAAGCCCTTGACTTCACAGCTTTTTGAACAAGAGAAACATAAATTCCTTTGCAACCAGCCTGGCCCCAATACTAACAATGGATAAAGAAACCTGGTCCATGAAGGGGAGTCTTACCTACAACACAATTTTACAGTTAGACCTCTTCTgtagagaggagagaaagtggtCAGAGGTTCCCTACAATCAGGCTTTTGTTTATCTGAGGTGAAAGATTAACTAATACATTTGCAAGATGCCCCACAGAGTGAGAGTTAATGTTGTTAATAGTTAAATGCATCTTCTATATGAGTCTGAAAGAGTAAAACCCTTTCTGGGTTTCTGGGGATATATTAAGGAGGAGCACAGAGACATAGACAGATGTTCTCACATAATATCCCTTTAATCTTACTTTAAATATTGAACAAAACTATTTCACTACCAGAAATAGTGAAATAATGAAGTCTAAGTAGCAGATAGATGCTTACTGTAAGTGTGGCATCTTCTGGTCAAGGctgaaaaggcaaaaaagatCCATGTGTATCCATAGGTAGAACCCTTCCTTGGATAATTTGGAGTGTTTCTGTTTCTCGCCAATTAAAATAGAAGTGCTAGACAGTGATCAAATTCTCCTTacaattttttcttctactttgcgGCAAAGGATAAATACCTGTTTCAATTAGGATATACAGATGAGATGAGATTTCAGCCATGTTATACAGTGAAGAGATTCCTCATTGCCTTCAAGATTCTATCCCTGCAGACTGAGGCTTCTGCTCCGGGGGAAGCGGCTTTGACCGCGGCAGTCCCCGTTGGGGAGCCCTCCCCTTTCCACGTCTCCCACAGCGATGGAGAGTACCCTGGAGGACAGCCCAAAGCCCGAAGAGGGCCACTGAGGGCTCACCGGGGCCAGTCACTGCCAGGGTGCGTTCCAGGGCTGCAGCGAGTGGCACAGGCTGGCAGGCACAGGCTGACTGTCCAGTGTTAAGGCCGGGGGCAACTGCTGGCGACTGGCAGCCCTCAGGGTCGCTGGCCCGGGCCCCTGCCCTGCCAACTTCAGCCGCGCCCCTGCAGTAGTTTCCGCTCAGTGGGTGGCAGGGAGAGCGACTACTGGGTGCGCACCACATGGAGTCGGGGCTGCTGCGGCGCTCGCCTGTGAACGAAGTCATCGTCCTCCATTACAACTACACCGGCAAGCTCCGCGGGGCGCGCTACCAGCCTGGCGCGGGCCTGCGCGCCGACGCCGCGGTGTGCCTGGCGGTGTGCGCTTTCATCGTGCTGGAGAACTCGGCCGTGCTTTTAGCGCTCGGATGCAACCCGCGCTTCCACACACCCATGTTCCTGCTCCTGGGCAGCCTGATGCTGTCGGATCTACTGGCTGGCGCCGCCTATGCAGGCAACATCCTGCTGTCCGGGCCGTTCACGCTGCGACTGTCGCCCGCGCTCTGGTTCGCGCGTGAAGGAGGCGTCTTCGTGGCCCTTGCCGCGTCGGTGTTAAGCCTCTTCGCCATCGCGCTCGACCGTCGCCTCACCATGTCGCGCCAGGCACCCGCTCCCGCCGTTAGTCGGGGGCGCGCGCTGGCGCTGGTGGCTACCATCTGGGGAGTGTCCCTGCTTCTCGGGCTGCTGCCGGCGCTCGGCTGGAATTGCCTAGGTCATCTGGACACCTGCTCCACTGTCTTGCCGCTCTACGCCAAGGCCTACGTGCTGTTCTGCGTGCTCACGGTCCTGGGTATTCTGGCTGCTATTTGCGCACTCTACGCTTGTATCTACTGCCAGGTGCGCGCCAATGCACGGCTCCCGCGGGTACAGCCGGGGACTAGCAGGTGCATCTCAACCAGTAACCGCCGCAGGCCACGTTCGCTGGCACTGGGGCGCAAGCTCAGCGTCTTACTCCTGGCCTTCGTGGCGTGTTGGGGCCCCCTCTTCCTGCTGCTGTTGCTAGACGTGGCGTGCCCCGCACGCGCCTGTCCTGTGCTCCTGCAAGCTGACCCCTTCCTGGGCCTAACCGTGACCAACTCGCTCCTGAACCCCGTCATCTACACGCTAGCCAACCGCGACCTGCGCCACGCGCTCTGCCGTGGCTGCCACCCCTGTGGTCAAGGCCCTAGTGGCTTCCAGAGGACTGGGAGCTCCATGGGGGCTTCTGGCGGCCTGAACTGCTGCCTTCCACTGGGTCTCAGGGGCAGGTCCTCGAGCCCAGGCGCACCCAAGACTGCCCAGACCCTAGT includes:
- the LOC128561947 gene encoding sphingosine 1-phosphate receptor 5-like, with amino-acid sequence MESGLLRRSPVNEVIVLHYNYTGKLRGARYQPGAGLRADAAVCLAVCAFIVLENSAVLLALGCNPRFHTPMFLLLGSLMLSDLLAGAAYAGNILLSGPFTLRLSPALWFAREGGVFVALAASVLSLFAIALDRRLTMSRQAPAPAVSRGRALALVATIWGVSLLLGLLPALGWNCLGHLDTCSTVLPLYAKAYVLFCVLTVLGILAAICALYACIYCQVRANARLPRVQPGTSRCISTSNRRRPRSLALGRKLSVLLLAFVACWGPLFLLLLLDVACPARACPVLLQADPFLGLTVTNSLLNPVIYTLANRDLRHALCRGCHPCGQGPSGFQRTGSSMGASGGLNCCLPLGLRGRSSSPGAPKTAQTLVLHPVAD